The Flaviflexus equikiangi genome contains the following window.
GGCGTCGAGGGACCGCGATGCGGACTGGACTCGACGGTGTATTCGGACACGCGAAGTCACCCGGATAAACCGAATGCCTCCCCATCGTATAGGACGGGGAGGCGCAATCACCATGCACCAAGGGTTCATCCCGTGTGATCCTTGTCCACAACGAGGCTGATGAGGAGTCTTCCCACCTGTACTGCCCCACATCGCCGCAGTGCGGGAGACGGCGGCAAGGTGGTGACCATGAATGTTCCCGCTCTCCTCCACGCACTGATCCTCGGGCTCGGATCGCTGGCCGGCACTGTCTCCCTGTCGAGCGAATCCGATAGCGGCTTCGACTGGCCCACCTCATCCACTACCGTCCTGCGCGCCTTCGACCATCTGGAACACAACTGGCTGCCGGGTCATCGAGGAGTCGATGTGGCGGGCTCCCCCGGTGAAACGATTCGCGCGGCGGGCCCCGGCACGGTCGTGTATGCCGGGCGGGTCGTCGACACGAATGTCGTCTCGATCGAACACAACACCGGCATACGAACCACCTATCAGCCTGTCACGGCCTCCGTCTCCGCCGGGGACACTGTCGAGACGGGCGATCCCATCGGGACGCTGGAGGACGGCCACTGCATCATCGGGGCCTGCCTCCACTGGGGTGCGAAGCGAGGCGACACGTACTACGATCCGCTGTCTCTCCTCGGCGAGATCGAGATACGACTGTTTCCTGCTCGTTGACGCAGGACAGCGCCGCACCCGGGGGTGCGGCGCTGTCACTCCTACTGCCTAGCTTCGTGCCCTTCGCATCGCGAACAGGCCGCCGCCTAGGAGAAGCAGGGCCAGGCCGGCAAGCATGCCCACACTAGCGCCCGTCCACGGCAGCGTCGAGGGGCCTGAGGGCTTCTCGACGATGTCGTACGCATTATCGAGCGTCACGGAGGCGTCTCCTGCCGTCACGACGATGGTTGCGGAGATGCCGTCACCGGTGATGGAGACCGAGTCGGAGTCGGACGACCAGGTCGCCTGCTTCCACGTCGCACCATCCGGGGCGGCGAACTCGCCTTCGGTGACTCGCAGTTCGGTGCCGAGCGGCAGGCCGTCGATGACAACCGGCTGTCCCGCCACGAGTTCCACGTCGCGTGACTGCTCGACGCCGAGGAGGTCCGTCCATTCGACCCTGACTGGGTAGGTCGTGTCTGCCGGAACGGCCGGTGCACCGGTGCCTGAGAGCTTCTTGACGAGTGTCACGTCGCCGAGTGCCTGCGTGGCGTTGTTCGTCACGGTGACAGTCGGGTTCTGTGCGGCGCCGATCGTCAGCGTGGCCGAACCGTCCTCGTGGACGACGAGGCTCTCGCTCCCCGACCACGCCGGGGTGTCCCACGTGAAGGCAGGCGCACCGGCCGTGGGAGTCTCGACGAGCGTCACGGCGGTGCCGTGCGGGAGGTCCTCGCCGAACGCGACGGGCGTCCCGTCCGTCGGGATCTCGATCTCGCGGGTGACGGTCACGAGCTGTCCGTCCGAGCTCTCGATCCATGACGCCGTGACGGTCACCGAGGCGGGGACATCAGCGTTGTCGAGAAGAACACCGGTGATGTTCTTCGCGAGGGAGAAGCTGCCCGGGGCCCAGGTGGCCTCGTTCGTGACGGTCACGAGAGTGACATCGCCCTGGAGGTCGGAGACCGTGACGGTGGCCGTGCCATCGCCCTGATCTTCGACGTCCTGTCCCCCGATGACGATCGCGTCCCACACGACCGTGTCGAAGCCGGGGCGGTCGCCCTCGGTGATCGTCACAACCGTGCCGGCGGGAAGATCCACCCCGAGCGGGGTCGGAGCGACAGAGTTGATGAAAAGCTCACGAGACTGCTCGTTGCCCTCACGATCGACCCAGGACGCCGTCACCGGGAACTCCGTCTCCGGCGATATCTCACCGGCAGCCTCTCCCGCCACAGCCTTGACGATGCTGATTCCTGCGACAGATGTCGCGGCGTGGTTCTCGACGAGAACACCTGCCTCGGCGTCACGAGACACGGTCACGACCGCGTTCTCGCCGTCGACGACGACATGATCGCCGCTCCATGCGGGCTGTGCCCAGGCGATCGATGAACCATTCTCGAGGGGAACCTCCGTCAGTGTCACCCGGGTGCCGATGAGAAGATCGACGCCGAGCGGGACAGGGGTGCCATCGGTCGGAACCTCGAGGGTCGTCTCCCCCGCAGTTCCCTCCTCGTTCCACAAGGCGAGAATCGTGACCGTTTCCGGAACAGCAGGATTATCGGCCTGCTCACCGGTGACGGTCTTCGAGATCGAGAACGTACCGACCGTGCGCTCGACCGAGTTCGTCAGAGTCACAGCCGCTGGTTCGTCCACGTTCTCAACGCCCACGACGACGCTCTCGGGGGAGAAGACGGGCTGTCCCCACGTGAGGATGTCGTCATCGACGAGAGGTGTCTCCGTGAACGTCACGGTCGCACCGATCGGAAGATCGTCGATGATGACGGGCTCGCCCGCCGTCAGCTGGATCTCACGGTCGGCCTGTGCCGGGACGTTCTCACCGAGCGCGCTCGTGTCGATGTGAGCCGTCACCGTGTACGTGCGTTCAGGATCGACTCGATCCGCGGCTCCGCCCTCGACAGCCTTCACGAGGGAGATGGAGCCGAGCTCCGCCACGTTCGTGAGCCGGACAGAGAAATCCCTACCCGGAACGTACGTGATCGTCGCGACCTGACCGTCCTCCGACACTGCGACCCCATCAGACGCTTCGAACACGGGGTGGCCGAAGTGAACACCCGAGATCTCGGGGAAGGCGGGTTCCGTGAGGACCGCTGACCATCCGGGCCCGAAATCGTTCGAGGTCGAGACGGGATCCCCATTGAGCGGGACATCGAGGTCGTACTCGGAGGAGAGGACACCCTCGGGGGTGAACTCCTGGACGTGGACGGTGAACATCGTGCCGTCCGGCACGAACCCGGCGCCTGCCGTATCAGCCAGGTCCTTGGAGAGCTGGATCGTACTCGGCGCCCAGGTGGCCTCGTTCGTGACGGTCACGAGAGTGACATCGCCCTGGAGGTCGGAGACCGTGACGGTGGCCGTGCCCTCGCCCGCGTTCTCGACCCTGTCTCCCGAGATGGTGATCTCGCCCCACTCGACCGTGTCGAAGCCGGGGCGGTCGCCCTCGGTGATCGTCACAACCGTGCCGGCGGGAAGATCCACCCCGAGCGGGGTCGGAGCGACTGAGTTGATGAGAAGGTCACGAGACTGCTCGTTGCCCTCACGATCGACCCAGGACGCCGTCACCGGGAACTGCGTCTCCGGCGATACCTCACCGGCAGCCTCTCCCGCCACAGCCTTGACAAGACCAAGGGTGGCTGTCGAGGTGTTCGCATGGTTCTCCACGGTCACCGTGGATGCGTCGTCACGATTGACCGTGACGGTGACAGCTGAGCTGTCGACGGTGACTCCGTTAGCGGACCATGTGGGAGTGCCCCAGGCGATCGATGAACCATTCTCGAGGGGAACCTCCGTCAGCGTGACCCGAGTGCCGATGAGAAGATCGACGCCGAGCGGGACAGGGGTGCCATCGGTCGGAACTTCGAGGGTCGTCTCCCCCGGAGTTCCCTCCTCGTTCCACGAGGCGAGAATCGTGACTGTCTCCGGAACAGCAGGATTATCGGCCTGCTCACCGGTGACGGTCTTCGCGATCGAGAACGTACCGACCGTGCGCGTGACGCTGTTGAGCACCTCGACTGTCACCGGGGCGGCAGGGTCTCCGACGATGACGGTGGAGGGGGAGAAGACGGGTTGTCCCCACGTGAGAGTGTTGTCGTCGACAAGTCCCGACTCCGAGAATGTCACGGTCGCACCGATCGGCAGATTGTCGATCGTGACGGGCTGGTCCGGTGTCAGGTGGACCGTGCGGTCGTCCTGTGCCGGGACGTTCTCAAGCGCACTCGTGTCGATGTGAGCCGTCACCGTGTACGTGCGTTCGGGCAGGATGATGCTCTCATCGCGCACATCCACGGCCTTGACGAGGGTGATCTCGCCGAGCCGCGTCGTGTTGGTCAGTCCGACTGCGACGTTCGTTCCCGGGTCGAGGGAGACGGTGGCGGTGGGCCCGATCTTCTCGCCGTCGACGGTGAAGGAGGGCTCCCCGAAGAGCACGCCGGGGATCGCGGGGAAGGTGGGCTCGGACAGCTCCGCCGTCCATCCCGTACCGCGAGCGTTCAGGCCGCGGACAGGATCACCGTTGAGAGGAACCTTCAGGTCGTATTCGACCTGCGTGGTTCCCGTGGGATCGATCTCTTTCACGTGAACGGTGAACATCGCGCCGTCCGGCACGAAGCCCGCGCCCGGCGCGGACTCATCGAGAGTCTTGTTGATGGTGATGGAGCCGCGGGCAACGCCGGTGCCGGTGCCCGATCCGCGGTTCGTCTGGACGACAGCCTGGGAGAAGGTCACAGAGGAGCCGACGACTTCGTTTCCGTAACGAGTATCAGGTGCGTCCATGCCGCCGCTCGTCGTGCACGTCGTATACGTGACGAGGTACTGGTATTCCTGGCTGAAGCCTGTTGCTTCTCCCCCGCCCGGCATCGCCAACGTCGGCTCGGGGATGGTGAGAACAATCTGCTCCTTGCCGTCGCCTGACTTCGCGAACTCCACCTCTGTGGAGTCTGTCAGGTTGACGGTCTGCAGGCCGCCGTTGATGATCTGGTCCCGGGCCGTCACCGCGAGGTTGAGGCGAGACTTCTCCCCGCCCGTCGGATCGCCCGGCGCACACACGGTGTGCGTGCCCTCCAGGGTGTCGGTCAGCGTGAGCGGGCCGCTCGTCTCCGCGAGCTTCTCTCCTGGAATGCGTACGGTCCAGTCGAGGGTTGTCTGCGGGGCGTATTCGATGCCGTCGATCGTGACGAACGAGCCGTTGATGGTGCCGCTCTTGCCCTGGGATCGGCCGGGGACCTTGGCGGTACCGGTTGTCGTTGTCCCTTCGACGGTCGCGGAGTTCGTGTACGCGGTCCCGCCCTGGGGCAGATCCGTCTCGGTCACGTACGTCTCGTAGGTGATGATGTAGCGGTAGTCAGAGGCCTTGAAGGAGAAATCGCTGCCGTCGGGAACCGAGAACAGCAGCTCGAACGAGTCGGTCTCCTGCGACACGACAGTCTTGTCGAGCCGATCCGTGATCTCCCTGTCGCGCTGATTGGACGGACCGTAGCGCTCGACGATCCGCAGGCCCGAGATCGTCGAGTCGCGAACCTCGTGGCCCTCCCCGAGTTTCTCGGAGAGGGTGAAGGAGTTCTTGTTGACGAGAGCATCGCCCGGGACCGTCACAGTCCATGCAATCGTCCCGTTGCGGGACGTGCTGCCGAGAACGCTGCCCGACTTCGTGATGCTGCCTTGCCACGGCTTGTTGCCGACACCGATGACGTCGGATCCTGAGTTCCAGGCCGGGATTCGCGCCTCGTTCGTGTACTCGGTCGGGTAGGAATCGATCGTCTTGTTAGGGGTGCAGGTCTGGTAGGTGACCCGGTAGACGACGTTCGGGTCGAAACCGCCCTCGGGCGCCCCGAGGACGATGCTGAACGTCCCATCGTCGCCGGGCACGATCTCCTTCGTGCCCGTGAAGGTGCCGACAGCGTCTCCCCGGACCGTCTGAACAGTCAGCCCGGAGGGCTCGCACAGCACGTGGCCTTCGCCGAGTGTGTCGACGATGGTCAGAGAGTCCTCTGTCATGCGGGCACCTGGCAGATCGATCTGCCAGGTCATCGACCAGTTGTTCGAGTTCATCCACCCGGACTTCGTCCACTCGACTGGCAGCTCGACACCATCGCCGATACCGCCGGGCGGGATCACGACAGGCGTCTCGATGCCGTTGAGGTTGAAGATGAGCTCGACTTCGACTGTCGTCAGTTCGACGGCCACCTCGAACTCGAAGGTTCCGCGCACCTCTTCCGGGTAGTCCGTGACCTGGTCGGTCAGGACGCACAGGAGCTCGCCGGTGTCGGGGTCTGAGATGCAGGCGGCCCAGGTGACGAGCTCACCGGCAGGATTGACTCCTGTCAGGTTGATGGGAAGGCTGGCCTCGAAGTTCAGCTCCGGGGGAAGACCGATGACGAAAGAATCTCCCGCTTGGGGGTCCGCCTCGGACGCATCCCAGTCGCCTGTCACCGTCACGACGTCACCGAGGATGAGCTGCCCGTCCGGGCCCGATCCCTCTCCGATGACGACATGGTCGACGACGATGGCATCGTTCGGTGCCGCGGTGGCAGCTATCGGCATTCCGATCACGCTCATCGCCGCGATCATCAACGTGGTGAAGACAGCAAGAACTCGTCGCCCGCTTCTGCTCGGCACGGCTCTACGCATGGTCTCCCCTCTCTCTTCTCTTTGCATAATCATTGACTGCAGCTACTCCTGTCCGTGACCACGACGTCTGACGCAGCTCTCCCCCGAGGGTGGGGCGAGGATCTGTGTCTCTCGGCGCTGTCTCCGTGATCACGCATGTGGGTGTGGCGACTGTGGGGCCTCATTGGTTCCCGACACCACCATCTCTCTCGCGCGACGACAGGACAGAACTCCCCGCGTCGCCTTCGTTGACTGGGCCGGGCTCGACCCGGCGCCCTTTATCATGCGAATTCTGGGAAAGAACGGCTAGCTGAGGTGTGCCTAAGCCTCGAAATATCATCAACAATTGATGACTTTGAGGGTGGGACGTCCGAAGCATACCGACAGGCTCAGCGCGGACGTGAGCCGCGACACAGAGATTCGGCCAGGAGAGCGAAAGGCGCTTCCGAGACGCGAAAACGCTCCAAAAAGTACATAATTGCACCATATGGGCAATAGTCCCCACGGTGACTTGACATGCCCTCAAAGCCGCAGATTGCTACGATGGCACCATGTCAAGCGAGTCTCTCCACCGGTTGTCGCCGACCCCCTGGTTTCTCATATCGGCACCGGAGATTCGACCGGACGCTCTTCCACGCCCCAACGTGGTCAATCTTCTCGAATCGTGCGCCCGCAGCTTCACCATCACCGTCGTCGATGCTCCTTCGGGCTTCGGGAAGACGACTGGGCTCGCCATGTGGGCGAGGGACAGGACGGCACCGACCGCGTGGGTGACCGTGGTCCGCGACCACACGACGCCACGGGAGCTCCTATCGTCCGTCGTCGCTTCCCTCTTGGAGATCTACCCACACAATTCGATCCTTGAGGAGCAGATCGTGCGCATGCAGGAGGGAGACGAGCCCCTTCACGTGCTGCTCGATTCCCTCATGGCCGCTTTGCCGGCGTCGGAGACGACGACAGTCATTCTCGATGACGCACACGAAACGACGAAGGAGGCTCTCGTCGCCGTCATCGATCCCCTCGTGCGATACAGCCGCGGCAGGCTCCGCTTCGTCGTCGCGGCCACACGGGACATGAGCACGTGGTTGGCCAAGCAGCTCGCCAACGGCACGGCTCGGCAGTTCCCCTCGGAATCGCTTCTCTTCTCGCCAGCGGAGGTTGTCAGCCTGGTGTCCTCGGATGTGCCGCGGGGGCACGCCCGGGCGACGGGACGCCGACTGTGGGAGGAGACGGGAGGTTGGCCGGTCGCTGTTCAGCTTCTCCTGCGCAGCGGCCACGGAGCACCGGTCGGTGTCGACTTCTCCGACCATGGAACCCCGACCGTACTGACCGACTACATCGAACATGACATTCTCGGGAATCTCGAACCCGGGCTCCGGCGGTTCGTTCTCGATGCAACGACCTGCGACCGATTCGACACGGCGCAAGCCGTCAGCATATCCGGCAACCAGAACGGCGCGGCCCTCCTCGCGGAGTGCCAGCGGCGGGGACTGTTCCTCGATTCGTTCCGCCGCGCCGATGGGAACGGCCACTTTCGCTGGCACACGACGTTTGCGCAGAGCTGCCGAGACATCCTCAAACGCACAGATCCAGAACGGCATGCGTTCGTCCATCGTCGCGCCGCCGAATGGCATGTGGACCGTGACCCCTCGGCAGCCATTCGCCATGCGGTGACGACGGGGGATCGAACCTTCGTCGAGAGGACCATCGAAGCCAGTTGGCTGCAGCTCATCACCGACGGAAAGGCCGCCGTCCTCGAGAGACACTGCCTCGACCTCGACTCAGAGAGCCCGGGCCTGCTCTACATGAGGGCCTGCTGCAGGGACATGGCGGGAGACTCAACCGGCTCCGCTCTCCTGCGGGCCAGGGCGGACCGTGCGGCGGACGGACTGTCCGAGGAGGAGGTGCTCCGCGTCAACGATGTCCGCCGTTTCGCTGACCTCCTGCTGTTGTCCGACTATGAGGACATCGCTGAGGCACTGACAGCGGCGGAGAACATCCTCTCGAGCCGCCCGCTCAGCAGAGGCCAGTACACGCACGGCAGCTTCCTCGCGGCATGGACGCGGCTGCGCCTGCGGTCGAACCCCCGCCGCGCCATCGACCTCCTCCACGGCGCGGCGCTCAGCGCCGAGCGCTCGGGCAATCATTCTTTTGCCCGCCGAGCATCCGCCACCAGCGCTCTCGCTCTCGCCTTTGCCGGACGCCTCACCCTTGCCCAGAAGTCTCTGGGCACGCTGCGATCCCAGGATCGGACCATGGGTTGGGATCCGTTCGATGGGAGTCTCAACTCGTGGTCCGCGATCTTCATCGCCTTCTGGCAGGGCGATCTGACGACAGTCTTGGACGAGGCCAGGCTTCTCGACAAGACGGGTGGCCCTGTCTCCTCCAACGCCGGCATGGGACGTGTCTACTTCGCCTACGCGGCAGCCCTTCTCGGAACCCATCTTGACGAAGCCGCGATCATGCTCCGCAAGGTCGCCGACGACGTGATCCATGGCCTGCCGTGGCCCTCCTACAAGTGCGTCGCGGCTGCAGGCCTGCATTGGGCATCTGGCAACCAGAGTGCCGCGATCAACACACTCGGTGAGCTCGACGAGACGAGCGGGATCACCACGACGCTGGTGATGGCGGCGGATCTATGGCGCAGGCTCGGTCATCCCGACCAGGCGCTTCGTCTGCTGGGCAGCCTCGACGAGGGATTCATGCCGAGTTTCACGACAGGTTCGGTCCTCTTCACCCACGCCGCGATCGCCTGGGAGCGGGGGCACAGCGAGCGTGCTCACGAACTCCTCGAACAGTGCCTCGACGTCATCGCTCCCGAATCGATTGCGCAGCCGTTCGTGAGGATGGACGACCACGCGCGCGAGCTTGCCACGGCCCATGCCGCGTGGGGTACCGCCCACGAACCCTTTATCGCAGCCAGGCTCGCGGCCGACGCTCTCCTCCTCGGCCCGTCCCGCGTTCCCTCCTCGCTGACCACCCGAGAACGGGAGATCCTCACGTATCTGGAGACGACGATGACGGCAG
Protein-coding sequences here:
- a CDS encoding M23 family metallopeptidase; protein product: MRSLPTCTAPHRRSAGDGGKVVTMNVPALLHALILGLGSLAGTVSLSSESDSGFDWPTSSTTVLRAFDHLEHNWLPGHRGVDVAGSPGETIRAAGPGTVVYAGRVVDTNVVSIEHNTGIRTTYQPVTASVSAGDTVETGDPIGTLEDGHCIIGACLHWGAKRGDTYYDPLSLLGEIEIRLFPAR
- a CDS encoding DUF5979 domain-containing protein → MRRAVPSRSGRRVLAVFTTLMIAAMSVIGMPIAATAAPNDAIVVDHVVIGEGSGPDGQLILGDVVTVTGDWDASEADPQAGDSFVIGLPPELNFEASLPINLTGVNPAGELVTWAACISDPDTGELLCVLTDQVTDYPEEVRGTFEFEVAVELTTVEVELIFNLNGIETPVVIPPGGIGDGVELPVEWTKSGWMNSNNWSMTWQIDLPGARMTEDSLTIVDTLGEGHVLCEPSGLTVQTVRGDAVGTFTGTKEIVPGDDGTFSIVLGAPEGGFDPNVVYRVTYQTCTPNKTIDSYPTEYTNEARIPAWNSGSDVIGVGNKPWQGSITKSGSVLGSTSRNGTIAWTVTVPGDALVNKNSFTLSEKLGEGHEVRDSTISGLRIVERYGPSNQRDREITDRLDKTVVSQETDSFELLFSVPDGSDFSFKASDYRYIITYETYVTETDLPQGGTAYTNSATVEGTTTTGTAKVPGRSQGKSGTINGSFVTIDGIEYAPQTTLDWTVRIPGEKLAETSGPLTLTDTLEGTHTVCAPGDPTGGEKSRLNLAVTARDQIINGGLQTVNLTDSTEVEFAKSGDGKEQIVLTIPEPTLAMPGGGEATGFSQEYQYLVTYTTCTTSGGMDAPDTRYGNEVVGSSVTFSQAVVQTNRGSGTGTGVARGSITINKTLDESAPGAGFVPDGAMFTVHVKEIDPTGTTQVEYDLKVPLNGDPVRGLNARGTGWTAELSEPTFPAIPGVLFGEPSFTVDGEKIGPTATVSLDPGTNVAVGLTNTTRLGEITLVKAVDVRDESIILPERTYTVTAHIDTSALENVPAQDDRTVHLTPDQPVTIDNLPIGATVTFSESGLVDDNTLTWGQPVFSPSTVIVGDPAAPVTVEVLNSVTRTVGTFSIAKTVTGEQADNPAVPETVTILASWNEEGTPGETTLEVPTDGTPVPLGVDLLIGTRVTLTEVPLENGSSIAWGTPTWSANGVTVDSSAVTVTVNRDDASTVTVENHANTSTATLGLVKAVAGEAAGEVSPETQFPVTASWVDREGNEQSRDLLINSVAPTPLGVDLPAGTVVTITEGDRPGFDTVEWGEITISGDRVENAGEGTATVTVSDLQGDVTLVTVTNEATWAPSTIQLSKDLADTAGAGFVPDGTMFTVHVQEFTPEGVLSSEYDLDVPLNGDPVSTSNDFGPGWSAVLTEPAFPEISGVHFGHPVFEASDGVAVSEDGQVATITYVPGRDFSVRLTNVAELGSISLVKAVEGGAADRVDPERTYTVTAHIDTSALGENVPAQADREIQLTAGEPVIIDDLPIGATVTFTETPLVDDDILTWGQPVFSPESVVVGVENVDEPAAVTLTNSVERTVGTFSISKTVTGEQADNPAVPETVTILALWNEEGTAGETTLEVPTDGTPVPLGVDLLIGTRVTLTEVPLENGSSIAWAQPAWSGDHVVVDGENAVVTVSRDAEAGVLVENHAATSVAGISIVKAVAGEAAGEISPETEFPVTASWVDREGNEQSRELFINSVAPTPLGVDLPAGTVVTITEGDRPGFDTVVWDAIVIGGQDVEDQGDGTATVTVSDLQGDVTLVTVTNEATWAPGSFSLAKNITGVLLDNADVPASVTVTASWIESSDGQLVTVTREIEIPTDGTPVAFGEDLPHGTAVTLVETPTAGAPAFTWDTPAWSGSESLVVHEDGSATLTIGAAQNPTVTVTNNATQALGDVTLVKKLSGTGAPAVPADTTYPVRVEWTDLLGVEQSRDVELVAGQPVVIDGLPLGTELRVTEGEFAAPDGATWKQATWSSDSDSVSITGDGISATIVVTAGDASVTLDNAYDIVEKPSGPSTLPWTGASVGMLAGLALLLLGGGLFAMRRARS
- a CDS encoding LuxR C-terminal-related transcriptional regulator, with translation MSSESLHRLSPTPWFLISAPEIRPDALPRPNVVNLLESCARSFTITVVDAPSGFGKTTGLAMWARDRTAPTAWVTVVRDHTTPRELLSSVVASLLEIYPHNSILEEQIVRMQEGDEPLHVLLDSLMAALPASETTTVILDDAHETTKEALVAVIDPLVRYSRGRLRFVVAATRDMSTWLAKQLANGTARQFPSESLLFSPAEVVSLVSSDVPRGHARATGRRLWEETGGWPVAVQLLLRSGHGAPVGVDFSDHGTPTVLTDYIEHDILGNLEPGLRRFVLDATTCDRFDTAQAVSISGNQNGAALLAECQRRGLFLDSFRRADGNGHFRWHTTFAQSCRDILKRTDPERHAFVHRRAAEWHVDRDPSAAIRHAVTTGDRTFVERTIEASWLQLITDGKAAVLERHCLDLDSESPGLLYMRACCRDMAGDSTGSALLRARADRAADGLSEEEVLRVNDVRRFADLLLLSDYEDIAEALTAAENILSSRPLSRGQYTHGSFLAAWTRLRLRSNPRRAIDLLHGAALSAERSGNHSFARRASATSALALAFAGRLTLAQKSLGTLRSQDRTMGWDPFDGSLNSWSAIFIAFWQGDLTTVLDEARLLDKTGGPVSSNAGMGRVYFAYAAALLGTHLDEAAIMLRKVADDVIHGLPWPSYKCVAAAGLHWASGNQSAAINTLGELDETSGITTTLVMAADLWRRLGHPDQALRLLGSLDEGFMPSFTTGSVLFTHAAIAWERGHSERAHELLEQCLDVIAPESIAQPFVRMDDHARELATAHAAWGTAHEPFIAARLAADALLLGPSRVPSSLTTREREILTYLETTMTAAEIAEELHLSPATVRTHQRSIYRKLGVTTRREAVRSLRG